Proteins encoded within one genomic window of Panicum virgatum strain AP13 chromosome 1N, P.virgatum_v5, whole genome shotgun sequence:
- the LOC120656354 gene encoding transcription factor bHLH128-like isoform X1, translating into MRRFLPVGGGGGGEPSSSSSSGERAGERAAAAGLRYGGGDISRGHGHGHGGGGGDAAERQQDGSMDMLARHSSSPAGFFSNLMVDNGYPSGGSSGGGAEAHHPSTASGSGGGRRMKPSRLNFTRPPQQAGGAAGGHLSQISEDGAFPASLVGGDRAGESSGGAARSFSGGFSIVGPWEESRDIIATLSAYDSQYSGAMAGTALEMAAGMDRYMQLQQDQVPFKVRAKRGCATHPRSIAERERRTRISEKLRKLQELVPNMDKQTSTADMLDLAIEHIKGLQSELQALKHEQEKCTCCRKR; encoded by the exons ATGAGGCGCTTCCTGCccgtcggaggaggaggaggcggggagccgtcgtcctcgtcgtcgtcgggcgagcgcgcgggcgagagggccgcggcggcggggctaaGGTACGGCGGAGGCGACATCTCGCgggggcacgggcacgggcacggcggcggcggcggcgacgcggcggagaGGCAGCAGGACGGGTCCATGGACATGCTGGCGCGCCACagcagctcgccggccggctTCTTCTCCAACCTCATGGTGGACAACG GGTATCCGAGCGGAGGCAGCAGCGGTGGTGGCGCCGAGGCACATCACCCGTCCACggccagcggcagcggcggcggcaggaggatgAAGCCGTCCCGGCTCAACTTCACCCGGCCGCCGCAgcaggcgggcggcgccgccggggggCACCTCTCGCAGATCTCCGAGGACGGCGCCTTCCCGGCCAGCCTAGTCGGCGGCGACCGCGCTGgcgagagcagcggcggcgcggcgcgctctTTCTCCGGCGGGTTCTCCATCGTCGGGCCGTGGGAGGAGTCCAGGGACATCATCGCCACGCTCAGCGCGTACGACTCCCAG TACAGCGGCGCCATGGCGGGCACGGCGCTGGAGATGGCGGCGGGCATGGACAGGTACATGCAGCTGCAGCAGGACCAGGTGCCGTTCAAGGTGCGCGCCAAGCGCGGGTGCGCCACGCACCCCAGGAGCATCGCCGAGCGG GAGCGGAGGACGAGGATCAGCGAGAAGCTGAGGAAGCTGCAGGAGCTCGTGCCCAACATGGACAAG CAAACGAGCACTGCCGACATGCTGGACCTTGCAATTGAGCACATCAAGGGCCTGCAGAGCGAACTGCAG GCTCTGAAGCACGAGCAGGAGAAGTGCACCTGCTGCAGGAAGCGCTGA
- the LOC120656350 gene encoding leucine-rich repeat receptor-like protein FASCIATED EAR2, translated as MPTASHRPVPHHRLATFLLLLLLASAPRHAAPASTDRAALLAFRAALAPPSRAALASWRGPLSPSWRGVSLHPDAAPAAAPSVAELVLRGLNLTGALPAAPLALLRRLRALDLSANALSGELPCSLPRSLVSLDLSRNALTGAVPTCLPSSLPALRTLNLSANLLRLPLSPRLSFPARLGALDLSRNAISGAVPPRIVADPDASTLLLLDLSHNRFSGEIPAGITTIRSLQGLFLSDNQLSGEIPPGIGNLTYLQVLDLSNNRLSGAVPAGLAGCFQLLYLRLGGNRLSGALRPELDALDSLKVLDLSNNKISGEIPLPLAGCRSLEVVDLSGNQISGELSSAVEKWLSLRFLSLAGNQLSGQLPDWMFSFPLLQWLDLSGNKFVGFIPDGGFNVSAVLNGGGGQGIPSEGVLPPQLFVSASVDTVSWQLGLGYDLQATTGIDLSRNELRGEIPEGLVAMKGLEYLNLSCNYLAGQIPAGLGGMGRLRMLDFSHNGLSGEVPPGIAAMAELEVLNLSYNSLSGPLPTLKFPGALAGNPGICTGEGCPADARMPEGKMEGNNHRGWLGGWHGENGWVSLGAFCISTMTSFYVSLATLLCSPKARNFVFRPVRVEY; from the coding sequence atgcCGACCGCTTCCCACCGCCCCGTCCCACACCACCGCCTCGCTAccttcctcctgctcctcctcctggccTCCGCGCCCCGCCACGCGGCCCCCGCCTCCACCGACCGCGCGGCGCTCCTCGCCTTCCGCGCCGccctcgcgccgccgtcccgcgccgCTCTCGCCTCCTGGCGCGGCCCGCTCTCGCCGTCCTGGCGCGGCGTCTCGCTCCACCCggacgccgcgcccgccgccgccccctccgtcgCCGAGCTCGTGCTCCGGGGCCTCAACCTCaccggcgcgctcccggcggcgccgctcgcgctcctccgccgcctccgcgcgctcgACCTCTCCGCCAACGCGCTCTCGGGGgagctcccctgctccctcccgcGCTCGCTCGTCTCGCTCGACCTCTCCCGCAACGCGCTCACGGGGGCCGTCCCGACCTGCCTGCCGTCCTCGCTCCCCGCGCTCCGCACCCTCAACCTCTCCGCCAACTTGCTCCGCCTCCCGCTCTCCCCGCGGCTCTCCTTCCCCGCGCGCCTCGGCGCCCTCGACCTCTCCCGCAACGCCATCTCCGGCGCCGTCCCGCCGCGGATCGTCGCCGACCCCGACGCatccaccctcctcctcctcgacctctcCCACAACCGCTTCTCCGGCGAGATTCCCGCTGGGATCACTACCATACGGAGCCTGCAGGGGCTGTTTCTCTCGGACAACCAGCTGTCTGGGGAGATTCCTCCCGGAATCGGAAATCTGACCTACTTGCAGGTGCTGGATTTGTCGAATAACCGGTTGTCCGGTGCGGTGCCTGCCGGGCTTGCAGGCTGCTTCCAGCTTCTGTACCTGCGGCTTGGGGGGAACCGGCTCTCCGGAGCGCTGCGGCCGGAGCTCGACGCACTTGATAGTCTCAAGGTTCTAGATTTGTCGAACAACAAGATATCTGGGGAGATTCCGCTGCCGCTGGCTGGGTGCAGGTCCCTGGAGGTAGTGGACCTGTCGGGAAATCAGATCAGTGGGGAGCTCAGCAGTGCTGTGGAGAAATGGTTGAGCTTGAGGTTCTTGTCGCTCGCTGGTAACCAGCTTTCTGGCCAGCTACCTGATTGGATGTTCTCGTTTCCCCTGCTCCAGTGGCTCGATCTGTCTGGCAATAAGTTTGTGGGTTTCATCCCAGATGGTGGGTTCAATGTCAGTGCTGTGCTTAACGGTGGAGGTGGTCAGGGGATTCCATCAGAGGGTGTTCTTCCACCTCAATTGTTTGTGTCAGCATCCGTGGACACGGTGTCGTGGCAGTTGGGTCTGGGGTATGATCTTCAGGCAACTACTGGGATAGATCTGTCAAGGAATGAACTCCGTGGGGAGATACCAGAAGGGTTGGTTGCCATGAAGGGACTGGAGTATTTgaacctctcttgtaactacttgGCTGGGCAGATCCCTGCAGGGCTTGGGGGAATGGGGAGGTTGCGTATGCTTGACTTTTCACATAATGGGTTGTCAGGAGAGGTGCCTCCTGGCATTGCAGCCATGGCGGAGCTTGAGGTTCTTAACCTCTCCTACAATAGCCTGTCTGGGCCTTTGCCAACATTGAAGTTTCCAGGAGCATTGGCTGGAAACCCAGGAATATGCACTGGTGAAGGGTGCCCTGCGGATGCAAGGATGCCAGAAGGGAAAATGGAAGGAAACAATCATCGTGGTTGGCTTGGCGGCTGGCATGGAGAGAATGGATGGGTTTCTCTTGGTGCATTCTGTATCAGCACAATGACTAGTTTCTATGTATCTCTGGCAACCTTACTATGTTCCCCTAAGGCAAGGAACTTTGTGTTTCGGCCTGTGCGGGTTGAGTATTAA
- the LOC120656354 gene encoding glycine-rich cell wall structural protein 1.8-like isoform X2: MRRFLPVGGGGGGEPSSSSSSGERAGERAAAAGLRYGGGDISRGHGHGHGGGGGDAAERQQDGSMDMLARHSSSPAGFFSNLMVDNGYPSGGSSGGGAEAHHPSTASGSGGGRRMKPSRLNFTRPPQQAGGAAGGHLSQISEDGAFPASLVGGDRAGESSGGAARSFSGGFSIVGPWEESRDIIATLSAYDSQRRHGGHGAGDGGGHGQVHAAAAGPGAVQGARQARVRHAPQEHRRAGAEDEDQREAEEAAGARAQHGQANEHCRHAGPCN; encoded by the exons ATGAGGCGCTTCCTGCccgtcggaggaggaggaggcggggagccgtcgtcctcgtcgtcgtcgggcgagcgcgcgggcgagagggccgcggcggcggggctaaGGTACGGCGGAGGCGACATCTCGCgggggcacgggcacgggcacggcggcggcggcggcgacgcggcggagaGGCAGCAGGACGGGTCCATGGACATGCTGGCGCGCCACagcagctcgccggccggctTCTTCTCCAACCTCATGGTGGACAACG GGTATCCGAGCGGAGGCAGCAGCGGTGGTGGCGCCGAGGCACATCACCCGTCCACggccagcggcagcggcggcggcaggaggatgAAGCCGTCCCGGCTCAACTTCACCCGGCCGCCGCAgcaggcgggcggcgccgccggggggCACCTCTCGCAGATCTCCGAGGACGGCGCCTTCCCGGCCAGCCTAGTCGGCGGCGACCGCGCTGgcgagagcagcggcggcgcggcgcgctctTTCTCCGGCGGGTTCTCCATCGTCGGGCCGTGGGAGGAGTCCAGGGACATCATCGCCACGCTCAGCGCGTACGACTCCCAG CGGCGCCATGGCGGGCACGGCGCTGGAGATGGCGGCGGGCATGGACAGGTACATGCAGCTGCAGCAGGACCAGGTGCCGTTCAAGGTGCGCGCCAAGCGCGGGTGCGCCACGCACCCCAGGAGCATCGCCGAGCGG GAGCGGAGGACGAGGATCAGCGAGAAGCTGAGGAAGCTGCAGGAGCTCGTGCCCAACATGGACAAG CAAACGAGCACTGCCGACATGCTGGACCTTGCAATTGA
- the LOC120656355 gene encoding 4-hydroxy-3-methylbut-2-en-1-yl diphosphate synthase (ferredoxin), chloroplastic, which yields MATGVAPAPLPHVRVRDGGIGFTRSVDFAKVLSVPGVGTMRTGYSRGRALVVKSSSTGSDTMELEPSSEGSPLLVPRQKYCESTHQTRRRKTRTVMVGNVPLGSDHPIRIQTMATSDTKDVAKTVEEVMRIADKGADLVRITVQGKKEADACFEIKNTLVQKNYNIPLVADIHFAPAVALRVAECFDKIRVNPGNFADRRAQFEQLEYTDDEYQKEIEHIEKVFSPLVEKCKKYGRAMRIGTNHGSLSDRIMSYYGDSPRGMVESALEFARICRKLDFHNFVFSMKASNPVVMVQAYRLLVAEMYNLGWDYPLHLGVTEAGEGEDGRMKSAIGIGTLLMDGLGDTIRVSLTEPPEEEIDPCRRLANLGTHAANLQIGVAPFEEKHRHYFDFQRRSGQLPLQKEGEEVDYRNVLHRDGSVLMSVSLDQLKAPELLYRSLAAKLVVGMPFKDLATVDSILLRELPPVEDAEARLALKRLVDISMGVLTPLSEQLTKPLPHAIALVNLDELSSGAHKLLPQGTRLAVTLRGDESDEQLDILKGVDDITMLLHSVPYGEEKTGRVHAARRLFEYLQNNGLNFPVIHHIEFPKTIGRDDLVIGAGANVGALLVDGLGDGVLLEAADQEFEFLRDTSFNLLQGCRMRNTKTEYVSCPSCGRTLFDLQEISAEIREKTSHLPGVSIAIMGCIVNGPGEMADADFGYVGGAPGKIDLYVGKTVVQRGIAMEGATDALIQLIKDHGRWVDPPAEE from the exons ATGGCCACCGGCGTGGCACCAGCTCCTCTCCCACACGTCCGGGTGCGCGATGGCGGCATCGGGTTCACCAGGAGCGTGGACTTTGCTAAGGTCTTATCTGTTCCCGGTGTTGGCACGATGAGGACAGGCTACTCGAGGGGCAGGGCGCTCGTGGTGAAGAGCTCGAGTACTGGTTCAGATACCATGGAGCTTGAGCCATCATCTGAAGGAAGCCCACTTTTAG TCCCCAGGCAAAAGTACTGTGAATCTACACATCAGAcaaggagaaggaaaactcGTACTGTAATGGTGGGGAATGTCCCACTCGGTAGTGATCATCCCATAAGGATTCAGACCATGGCGACTTCAGATACCAAGGATGTTGCCAAAACTGTAGAAGAG GTGATGAGAATAGCAGATAAAGGAGCCGATCTTGTTAGAATAACCGTCCAGGGTAAGAAGGAAGCTGATGCCTGCTTTGAGATCAAGAACACCCTGGTTCAGAAGAA TTACAACATTCCACTAGTGGCCGATATTCATTTTGCTCCTGCAGTAGCTTTAAGAGTGGCAGAATGCTTTGACAAAATTCGTGTGAACCCTGGAAATTTTG CTGATCGCCGTGCTCAATTTGAGCAGCTGGAATATACAGACGACGAGTACCAAAAAGAGATCGAGCATATTGAGAAG GTATTTTCTCCATTAGTTGAGAAATGCAAGAAGTATGGGAGAGCAATGCGCATAGGAACAAATCATGGAAGTCTCTCTGACCGCATAATGAGTTACTATGGTGATTCTCCACGAGGAATG GTTGAGTCTGCTTTGGAATTTGCTAGGATATGTCGGAAGTTGGACTTCCACAACTTTGTATTTTCAATGAAAGCTAGTAACCCTGTTGTCATGGTCCAAGCATATCGCCTGCTTGTTGCAGAAATGTATAACCTAGGATGGGATTATCCATTGCACTTGGGTGTTACAGAAGCCGGAGAGGGTGAAGATGGAAGGATGAAGTCTGCTATTGGCATTGGAACACTTCTAATG GATGGCCTGGGTGACACAATCCGTGTCTCCCTTACGGAACCACCAGAAGAAGAGATCGATCCTTGCCGGAGATTGGCAAATCTTGGGACACATGCTGCAAATCTTCAAATCGGGGTG GCACCATTTGAAGAGAAGCACAGGCACTATTTTGACTTCCAGCGTAGGAGTGGTCAGTTACCTTTGCAGAAGGAG GGTGAGGAAGTTGACTACAGAAATGTACTGCATCGTGATGGCTCTGTACTGATGTCAGTTTCACTGGACCAGTTGAAG GCTCCTGAGCTCCTTTATAGATCCCTTGCAGCGAAGCTTGTGGTTGGCATGCCTTTCAAG GACCTTGCTACTGTAGATTCCATTCTTTTGAGGGAGCTCCCCCCTGTAGAAGATGCTGAAGCT AGGCTTGCACTCAAAAGATTAGTTGACATCAGCATGGGAGTGTTGACCCCCTTATCAGAGCAGTTGACAAAACCACTCCCACATGCAATTGCGCTTGTCAACCTTGACGAACTATCAAGTGGGGCTCACAAACTTTTGCCACAAG GTACTAGACTTGCTGTCACCCTTCGTGGAGATGAATCAGACGAGCAGCTAGATATCCTTAAGGGTGTTGATGATATAACAATGCTGCTACATAGCGTTCCATATGGTGAGGAGAAGACTGGCAGAGTACATGCTGCTAGGAG GTTATTCGAGTACTTACAGAACAATGGCTTGAACTTTCCTGTAATCCATCACATAGAGTTCCCTAAAACCATTGGCAG AGATGATCTTGTCATTGGTGCTGGGGCGAATGTTGGTGCTCTCCTAGTCGATGGTCTTGGTGATGGTGTACTTCTTGAAGCTGCTGACCAGGAATTTGAGTTTCTGAGGGACACATCTTTCAATTTGCTTCAGGGTTGCAGAATGCGCAACACAAAAACT GAATACGTGTCTTGTCCTTCATGTGGGCGAACACTTTTCGATCTCCAGGAAATTAGTGCTGAGATTAGGGAAAAGACCTCTCATCTGCCAGGCGTCTCG ATCGCGATCATGGGTTGCATTGTCAACGGGCCAGGAGAGATGGCCGATGCCGATTTCGGATACGTTGGAGGCGCTCCTGGAAAGATCGATCTTTACGTTGGCAAG ACCGTTGTGCAGCGCGGCATCGCCATGGAAGGTGCCACCGACGCCCTGATCCAGCTGATCAAGGACCACGGCCGATGGGTGGACCCTCCCGCCGAGGAGTAA
- the LOC120656351 gene encoding serine/threonine-protein kinase OXI1-like, giving the protein MVSMAPSQPPQLSLANLRALSVLGQGARGVVFHVVPVAAAAAAGDSSASAGADPMAMALKAMSRAAARPGGTCGGDGHQRIWFERDVLLALRHPLLPSLRGVVVTDNVVGFVIDRCPGGDLKSLRRRWRAETTFPESVIRFYAAELVLVLEHLHSLGVAYRDLKPENVLIQDSGHIMLVDFDLSTALPPPAPLPPPDATAQRVSSPSRPSSRHRRRKNKKAAAMVFACFSSRHAASPETSSSQSPQSASSSSCFSSGARTPAKSNSFVGTEDYVAPEIVVGSGHDHAVDWWGLGVVLYEMLYGRTPFRGRSRRETFRRVLTAPPELPGEPTPLRDLIARLLEKDPRKRLGAHGVKRHAFFRGVDWDHVLDVARPPFIPAPDGDAGAEALADAEALDVEKVVDEVFGAASGNGETPPTDVGSDGGRDFDFSIFF; this is encoded by the coding sequence ATGGTGAGCATGGCGCCCTCGCAGCCGCCGCAGCTGAGCCTGGCGAACCTCAGGGCGCTGTCCGTGCTCGGCCAGGGCGCCAGGGGCGTGGTCTTCCACGTCGTGcctgtcgccgccgcggcggcagccgggGACAGCTCCGCTAGTGCGGGCGCCGACCCCATGGCCATGGCGCTCAAGGCCATGTCCCGCGCTGCCGCGCGGCCAGGAGGCACGTGCGGCGGTGACGGGCACCAGAGGATCTGGTTCGAGCGCGACGTGCTGCTCGCGCTCCGGCACCCGCTGCTTCCCTCCCTCCGCGGCGTCGTGGTCACCGACAACGTCGTCGGCTTCGTCATCGACCGCTGCCCCGGCGGCGACCTCAAGTCGCTCCGGCGCCGGTGGCGCGCCGAGACGACGTTCCCGGAGTCCGTCATCCGGTTCTACGCCGCGGAGCTGGTGCTCGTCCTGGAGCACCTCCACAGCCTCGGCGTCGCGTACCGCGACCTCAAGCCGGAGAACGTCCTCATCCAGGACTCTGGCCACATCATGCTCGTCGACTTCGACCTCTCCACCGCGCTTCCACCTCCtgcgcccctgccgccgccggacgccaCGGCGCAACGCGTCAGCTCGCCATCGCGGCCTTCCTCACGCCACCGCAGGCGCAAGAacaagaaggcggcggcgatggtgtttGCGTGCTTCTCCTCCCGCCACGCAGCCTCGCCGGAGACGTCGTCTTCCCAGTCCCCGCAGTCCGCGTCCTCGTCGTCCTGCTTCTCGTCGGGTGCGCGGACGCCGGCCAAGTCGAACTCGTTCGTGGGCACGGAGGACTACGTGGCGCCGGAGATCGTGGTGGGCAGCGGGCACGACCACGCGGTGGACTGGTGGGGCCTCGGCGTGGTGCTCTACGAGATGCTGTACGGGCGCACGCCGTTCCGGGGCCGGAGCCGGCGTGAGACGTTCCGCCGCGTCCTCAccgcgccgccggagctgcCCGGCGAGCCGACGCCGCTGCGCGACCTCATCGCGCGCCTGCTCGAGAAGGACCCCCGGAAACGGCTGGGCGCGCACGGCGTGAAGCGGCACGCCTTCTTCCGCGGCGTGGACTGGGACCACGTCCTCGACGTGGCGCGCCCGCCGTTCATCCCAGCTCCCGACGGCGACGCTGGCGCGGAGGCCCTTGCCGATGCCGAGGCGTTGGACGTGGAGAAGGTCGTCGATGAGGTGTTCGGCGCAGCGAGCGGCAACGGTGAGACGCCGCCGACGGATGTTGGCAGTGACGGTGGGAGAGATTTTGATTTCTCCATATTTTTCTGA